CCGGCGCTGGTGGTTCTTGTTCCGGCGGTTGGGAAGGGACTGCCGGCTTCGCCGGCGCGGGGGCCGGCTGCGGTACCGGCGGGGCCGGCTCCGGGGTCGGCTGCGCGAACTCCGGGTCGCGCGGGATGTCCGCTGCCTTGGCGTTGAAGGTGGCGACCCGCAGCGGGGCGCCGGTGGCGTCGCGGATTGGACCGCTCACGATCGCCGCCTTGCCTCCCCTCACGACCCGCACGACCAGCAGGTAGGAGGAGTACCCTTCCCGCCGGATGTCGATCCGCCAGCGGCCTTCGGCGAGGCCGCCGTAGGCCACCCGGCCGTCTTGCCCGGTGAGGCGAATGGGCGGACCGGAGATCGGTTCGATCTCGGCGAAGCGGATTTCGACTTCCGCCCCTTCGAGAAGCTGTTTCTTGCGGGTTTTGACCTCCACGCCGAGGGTGGCGCCGCCGGACCACGGCTCGCCGGTGCCGGAGCGCATGGCGGGCGGTTGGGCCGTCAGGGGGGCCGTTGCCGGACCCATCGAAGTCAGAACCAGGGTGAGGGCCATCGCAAGCTGCACGCCGCGTCGCCGAATCATGATGCGCCTCCTGAGAGTGATTTGCCCTGCGACTCTACCCTACGCGGCTCACCGCGCCGACGGATCAGGCGGCGGCGCGATTTGCCGATCCGGCGGCCGCAGCGACCGCTTCGACCTGCCGCCAGACGCGCATCAAATTGCCGCTGAGGATCTTCTTCACATCGTCTTCGGAGTAGCCCTTCTTGAGCAGCTCGTAGATCAAGTTGGGGTACATCGACACGTCCTTGAGGCCCGTGGGCAGAGAGTCGCCGACGCCGTCGAAGTCCGACCCCAGGCCGACGTGATCGATACCCACCAAGTCCACCACATGGTCGATATGCGCCACCACGTCGCTGATGTCCGCAAAGACCGGTGGGTTCTCTTGGCGGTAGTGCTCCATGTACTCCTGGAGTTCCGGGTCGCCCCGTTGGAGCTGATTCTCTTCGGCATAGGTGCGTAGGGCGGCCCACAGGGCCTGGCCCTTCTCCCGCGCCTCGGCATCGAGGAACGCCGAGCCGAAGTTGATATGGATCACACCGCCTTTCTCGGCTAGTAGGCGGATCATGTCGTCGTCCATATTGCGCTCGAAGTCCGGTGTGTAGCGGCGGGCCGAAGAGTGGGAAGCGATCACCGGCGCCGTCGACAGCTCCATCACCTGGTAGAAGGCGTCGTCCGAGACGTGCGAGACGTCGATCATGATGCCGAGGCGGTTCATCTCGGCGACCACCTCGCGGCCGAAGGGCGACAGGCCATTCCACTGGCGCTCCTCGGAGTAGGACGAGTCGCAGATCTGGTTGTTCTCCGAATGGGTCAGGGTGATGTAGCGGATCCCCCGGTCGAAGAAGTGGCGCAGGTTGGCGAGGTCGTCCTCCACCGGCGCGCCGTTTTCCATGCCCATCGGCAGGGCGATCTTGCCTTCGGCGGCGATCGCTTCGACCTCCGCCGACGTCTTGGCGACGGCAAACTTGTCCGGCCAGCTCTCTTCGAAGCCCTCGACCATGTCGATCAGCTCGTCGGCGAACTCCTTGGCGCCGCCTTCGGCCTGGTAGGAGGCCGGCACATAGATCGACATGAACGGTGCGTCGAGGCCGCCCTGCTTGGCGCGGGGGTAGTCGAAGTCGCCGCCCTCGGTACGCTGGGAGATGTCTTCTACCCCGTTCGCCATGCGATAGGGCACGTCGATGTGGGTGTCGACGATCAGCATCTCCAGCGCCAAGCGGTCGGCCTGGGTGCGCAAGTCTTCCGTTTGGCGGTCCGGTTCCACCACCACCTCGCCGGCGCAGGCGGCGATCGAGAGGACGGCGAGAACGAAGATTGATCGGG
This is a stretch of genomic DNA from Acidobacteriota bacterium. It encodes these proteins:
- a CDS encoding dipeptidase, with amino-acid sequence MNYRTIARSIFVLAVLSIAACAGEVVVEPDRQTEDLRTQADRLALEMLIVDTHIDVPYRMANGVEDISQRTEGGDFDYPRAKQGGLDAPFMSIYVPASYQAEGGAKEFADELIDMVEGFEESWPDKFAVAKTSAEVEAIAAEGKIALPMGMENGAPVEDDLANLRHFFDRGIRYITLTHSENNQICDSSYSEERQWNGLSPFGREVVAEMNRLGIMIDVSHVSDDAFYQVMELSTAPVIASHSSARRYTPDFERNMDDDMIRLLAEKGGVIHINFGSAFLDAEAREKGQALWAALRTYAEENQLQRGDPELQEYMEHYRQENPPVFADISDVVAHIDHVVDLVGIDHVGLGSDFDGVGDSLPTGLKDVSMYPNLIYELLKKGYSEDDVKKILSGNLMRVWRQVEAVAAAAGSANRAAA